A genomic stretch from Halichoerus grypus chromosome 5, mHalGry1.hap1.1, whole genome shotgun sequence includes:
- the SLC25A34 gene encoding solute carrier family 25 member 34, with translation MSLTQAQPASGTEAMETVAPAVDLVLGASACCLACVFTNPLEVVKTRLQLQGELQARGTYPRPYRGFLASVAAVVRADGLCGLQKGLAAGLLYQGLMNGVRFYCYSLAGQAGLTQQPGGTVVAGAVAGALGAFVGSPAYLVKTQLQAQTVAAMAVGHQHHHQSVLGALETVWRQQGLAGLWRGVGGAVPRVMVGSAAQLATFASAKAWVREQQWLPEDSWLVALAGGMISSVAVAAVMTPFDVVSTRLYNQPVDGTGRGQLYGGLADCLVKIWRQEGPLALYKGLGPAYLRLGPHTILSMLFWDELRKLAARGQRQGT, from the exons ATGTCCCTGACCCAGGCACAGCCGGCCTCAGGAACAGAGGCCATGGAGACGGTTGCCCCAGCTGTGGACCTGGTGCTGGGCGCCTCGGCCTGTTGCCTGGCCTGCGTCTTCACCAACCCCCTAGAGGTGGTGAAGACGAGGCTGCAgctgcagggggagctgcaggcccGCGGCACCTACCCACGGCCCTACAGGGGCTTTTTGGCCTCCGTGGCAGCTGTGGTCCGTGCAGACGGGCTGTGTGGCCTGCAGAAGGGGCTGGCCGCCGGCCTCCTTTACCAGGGCCTGATGAATGGCGTCCGCTTCTACTGCTACAGCCTGGCGGGCCAGGCTGGCCTCACCCAGCAGCCTGGTGGCACCGTGGTCGCGGGCGCCGTGGCTGGGGCACTGGGAGCCTTTGTGGGGAGCCCTGCTTACTTG GTCAAAACGCAGCTGCAGGCCCAGACGGTGGCCGCGATGGCCGTGGggcaccagcaccatcaccag AGTGTTCTGGGTGCCTTGGAGACCGTCTGGCGGCAGCAGGGCCTGGCAGGGCTGTGGCGGGGCGTGGGTGGGGCCGTGCCCAGAGTCATGGTCGGCTCCGCGGCCCAGCTGGCCACCTTTGCCTCTGCCAAGGCCTGGGTGCGGGAGCAGCAG TGGCTCCCGGAAGACAGCTGGCTGGTAGCCTTGGCTGGAGGCATGATCAGCAGCGTCGCCGTGGCTGCTGTCATGACCCCCTTCGACGTGGTCAGCACACGGCTCTACAATCAGCCCGTGGACGGAACTGgcaga GGCCAGCTGTATGGTGGACTTGCCGACTGCCTGGTGAAGATCTGGCGGCAGGAGGGCCCCCTGGCACTCTACAAGGGTCTGGGCCCGGCCTACCTGCGCCTGGGCCCCCACACCATCCTCAGCATGCTCTTCTGGGATGAGCTCCGGAAACTGGCCGCACGGGGCCAGCGCCAGGGCACCTAG